From one Trifolium pratense cultivar HEN17-A07 linkage group LG1, ARS_RC_1.1, whole genome shotgun sequence genomic stretch:
- the LOC123899235 gene encoding 60S ribosomal protein L4-like, with translation MASAAARPLVTVQTLDSDMATDSPTTLPIPDVMRASIRPDIVNFVHSNISKNARQPYAVSRRAGHQTSAESWGTGRAVSRIPRVAGGGTHRAGQAAFGNMCRGGRMFAPTRIWRRWHRKINVNQKRYAVVSAIAASAVPSLVLARGHRIEAVPEFPLVVGDSAEGVEKTKEAIKVLKKIGAFPDAEKAKDSHAIRPGKGKMRNRRYISRKGPLIVYGTDGAKAVKAFRNIPGVEIANVERLNLLKLAPGGHLGRFVVWTKSAFEKLDSIYGSFDKGSEKKKGYVLPRAKMVNSDLTRIINSDEVQSVVRPVKKDVKRATLKKNPLKNLNVMLRLNPYAKTAKRMALLAEAERVKAKKEKLDKKRKTVTKEEASAIKAAGKAWYNTMISDSDYAEFDNFSKWLGVSQ, from the exons ATGGCTTCCGCCGCCGCAAGACCCCTCGTCACCGTCCAAACACTCGATTCAGATATGGCAACCGATTCCCCAACCACCCTACCCATTCCCGACGTAATGAGAGCCTCAATTCGTCCCGATATCGTCAATTTCGTCCACTCCAACATCTCAAAAAATGCTCGCCAACCCTACGCCGTCAGCCGCCGTGCCGGACACCAAACCTCCGCCGAATCATGGGGAACAGGTCGTGCTGTCTCCCGTATCCCTCGTGTTGCTGGTGGTGGTACTCACCGTGCAGGACAAGCAGCCTTCGGAAACATGTGTCGCGGTGGTCGGATGTTTGCTCCGACGAGAATCTGGCGCCGCTGGCACCGTAAGATCAATGTCAATCAGAAACGTTATGCTGTTGTTTCTGCTATTGCTGCTTCTGCAGTTCCTTCACTTGTTCTCGCTCGTGGCCATAGGATCGAAGCTGTTCCTGAATTTCCACTTGTTGTTGGTGATTCTGCTGAAGGAGTTGAGAAAACAAAGGAAGCAATCAAGGTTTTGAAGAAGATTGGAGCTTTTCCTGATGCTGAGAAAGCGAAAGATAGCCATGCAATTCGTCCTGGAAAAGGTAAAATGCGTAACCGTCGCTATATATCTCGTAAGGGACCGTTGATTGTTTATGGTACCGATGGAGCTAAAGCTGTTAAAGCTTTTAGGAATATTCCTGGTGTTGAAATTGCTAATGTTGAAAGACTTAATCTTTTGAAACTTGCACCTGGTGGAcatttaggtagatttgttgtTTGGACTAAATCTGCATTTGAGAAACTCGATTCGATTTATGGTTCTTTTGATAAGGGTAGTGAGAAGAAAAAGGGGTATGTTTTACCTAGGGCAAAGATGGTTAATTCTGATTTGACTAGGATTATTAATTCTGATGAAGTTCAATCTGTTGTGAGGCCTGTTAAGAAGGATGTTAAGCGCGCCACGCTTAAGAAGAATCCTCTTAAGAATCTTAATGTTATGCTTAGACTTAATCCTTATGCTAAGACTGCTAAGAGGATGGCTTTACTTGCTGAGGCTGAAAGGGTTAAGGCTAAGAAGGAAAAGCTTGATAAGAAGAGGAAGACTGTTACTAAG GAGGAAGCCTCAGCCATTAAGGCTGCAGGAAAAGCATGGTACAACACCATGATCTCAGATTCAGACTATGCCGAATTTGACAACTTCTCCAAGTGGTTGGGTGTATCACAGTGA